cacacatccactccctccccccccaaaaaaaaaaacaattacaaaaccaaaaaccagaaacccacacacacacacatcagcTTTGATTTGCCCAACGTTTGCAAAACAGAGGGGACTTCAGAGAGCCCGTCGGGCTTTGATGCCAAAGCGGGGTGGAAATCACATCAGAAATAGTCAAAAGAGCCAGTTACAAAGCCACTGGTTTGCAAGAAAAGTTAAACTGGGATATGATTTCCTCTGCAGAGGAGAGAGACATTCCCTCCGCATTCTTCCCCGCATTCCACTCCGGAGCTCGGGAGAGATCAAATTGTCCATCTGTACTCGATCGCTAATGCTCCTGGATCCTATTTCTTGTGCCCGTAAAGCTTTTACAGGCCTGCTACCTTCAGGCTAGCGGAGTTGGGGGTTATTAGCCAGCAAACaactcactttttttcttttttttccccctcttttttttttttttaatatacgTGCAGCAGTTTCAAATAACTTCCTCTCGAAGCTTCCCGCTTTCTTTTAGCAAACAGAATTTCtcctggtcttttttttttttttttttttttttgcaagtttgGTGTTTTCATCCTGTCTCTTaagtagacagaaaaaaaaaaaaatgacattgctATTAATACAGTTCTTTGGAAGAGCTGCTCCCAATTTCGCCGGGATTGACTCGGACCGAAAAGGGGTGTTTATGCTGCGTGACATCATTATTTCTCTCTGCGTGTGATTATTATGAGTTTAATCCAATGTATTTatggaggaaaagggagaaattaGATCTATTCTTTCCTGGGTTTCTTGGCATGAGGAGGGGGGGAGGCAGGACGGTCGGGGAGGTGGGAGCCCCTTCCCTCCGACATCCCAAATCCCTTTGCTGGGAATAacccgggggagggggggggaggggggggtccATCCGCCACCCCCTGTCTTTGAGCTCGTGTTTTAGCTTCGTCCTTAAACTCATCGCGCAACCAAACGTTGGACCCTGGCACagacatggggggggggggggggggggaatcccCCACCCACCCCGGCCAGAGCAGGCGACCCCCCCACGTCTCCCCCAGCCCAAGCCGTGCACACACTCACTCGCTTCCCCCCCAAAAGGCTCCCGCACACCCAGGCCCCCGCTcggcgccccctccccgcccgggACCCCCCGGCTCAGGCGGTGCCGGGGCTCGACGGGACGGCGGGACCCTctgccccgctccccacccccgaGGcaccccggcccggccgcccccccctccaacctccctcccgccccccccctgcAGCTCTCATCTGTTGCATGTAAACCTTTCCTCCGGGCCGTGCGCTGTCCTTAGGGATCCTCCAAGCTATAACCTCGGAATTtgaggctggggggcacgggggaTAGCGTTGCCCCCCAGGTGCCAGCTCCACAGCGGGTGGGTTTTGGAGAGGACCCAGGAGTTTTTGACCcccagggaggaggcaggacaCAGGTCCCCATCTTCCCCCACGACCAGGGAGGGAATACAGGGGAAGTTGCCCATGAGGCTGAAGGAATTCCGAGGaggggggcggcccggcgctgCCGAGGCGTTTGCAGGGAGTGTTCCCCTTGCTGGCATTCCTCCTGCGAGTCTTTTGTGGCCTCCCTTTGGAggagctctgctgcctttctgcctcAGCGCCTCTGGCAAGGCGTCTGCGCTTGGCATTCCTTTCCGAGCCATTGCCTTTCAAAGCTTTGTTTGACAAGGTGCAGGGGCTCTCTGCTCTTTTGGAGCCGGGGGGTTTGAGCTCTGCGGCTTTACAGGGCTCCGCTCTCCCTCCGTGCCGCAAACTTTTCCCGTCCAGGTTGAACCCTTTGGCGTAACACCACAGCTTGGATTGCCGGATCAGCCGGTCAAAGTGCTCCCGTCGGggctcccccggccccccggggGGGCACCGGGCCGAGGCCCCCCGCCAGCTCCtgcgccgggggctgcggggccgaGCCCGGGGCCGGCGCTGGGGAAGGCGCTGGCCCGGGTAAAGCTCCGCTTTGCCTCTCTGCCTGGTCACTGGGGCCTAACGAGGCTCCATTGTTCGAGGCATCTTTGTGCAAATCCTTCCCTTTGGCGCAGGGCTCTGCGTCCCCAAAGcctccctccttttgttgcGGATCCCCCCCAGGGGTGCTGctcggggagggaggggggggaggaggaggaggaggaggagggagaaggaggaggaggaggaggaggaaggggaggccTCCTGCTTTGCGTACAGCTCCAGCTGGGCCCCCGAGCCCAGGGCTGGAATCGGGCTCAAACTTTCCAAAGTTGATGCTCGCAAAGTCctggcccagagctgctgcgagaggaagaggaggtcGGGGTCGGGGCGCAGGGCTTTGCCCAcgctggggggggggctcggcggggcgcTCCTCGCCCAGGGGTtcccgggggggctgcggctggAAGCgcggcagagctgcctgcctgtACCGGGTGCTCTGCACCGAGTCCCCGCTGCACAGCGAGCTGCTCTCCGACTCCGAGGAGCTGCCTTCCTCGCTGCTGCACGAGctgtccccttcctcctcctcctcctcctcctcctcctcctcctcttcctcctcctcctccgacGAGTCGCTGGAGGTGGCGGGGCTGGACCCCCCCGAAGTCCAGGCTGGAGTCCGAGTCGCTGGAGTAGCCGGCCGAGGTGCCCTGCCTCTTGGAGCCGGGGAAGCCGGCGGAGCGACCCTTCCTGCCGGCCGCCGGCCCCTTCTCCGCCGGGAAAAGCCCCTTGGCGCAGCAGGGACCCCGCTTgcgccggcccggcggggcgagCGCGGCCGCCTGCGCGGCGGGATGCGCGGCCGCGGGATGCAGCAGCGCCAGGTCGCGGGGGGTACCCGGGCCAAGACGCCGGCGAAAagcccccccccgcgccccgccagcCCGCAGCCCCTCCGCCCCCGGGGGGGCTTCTGGAAGGCGGGGAAGGCCCGGTGGAAGGGCTGCGGCAGCAGCGCGGCCGGCGCCGAGCGCGGCTTGGGGAaggcgggggggcggccgggggtggccgggggccgcggggcgcgCAGCAGCCGCCGGCTCTGCAGGgcggcagcagctggggccgggggcaggggaagagctCCCCCGGGtccggcagcagcagctgctccctcctcttgctcttcctcttcctcttcctccgGCGGGGGCTGAGGCTCTTGCAGGAGGTGCAGAGAGCCTCCAGGTCCGCCTTGGAGATGAGCGAGCATTTCACCGCGCGGGTGGGCACCGAGTTGATGGCTTTGAGGGTCCGCAGCTCTTTGAGATCGCAGCGGCGGCTCTTGATCTTTAAGGTTTCCATCTTCTTGCTGATGGTGGTCCTGGGGATATCCTTAAACAGGTCGCTGAGAACCTGGGCCAAAGCAAACATCTGGGTGCCATTGATCTGTAAGTATCCCAAGTTTATCCCTTCGATTTCTTGATAGCCAGCATGAAAATCCCCGGGCCTGGCTTCCCCATTGTAATCCATGGTGGCTGGAACAATTCCGAAGGTCCCTTCGCAGGTCAGGAACATTTTGCAAGGAGCATTTACTTTGTCTCTTTCAAAGGGGGCATTGAAAATAAGGACATATTTGTTTCCACTCCCTGATCACACACATCCCTACCCCTCCGgagaggtgggggaagggggaggggagaaaaaaaaaaaaaggggggggggggagaagccAAAGCAGTCGATCTCCCTTTCAAACGCTCCAGTCAATGGTTTGCAACATCTTCCAAACAGCCAGTTCCTCCGCCTGTACCGGGGCTTGACTCCTCgtcttcccctccccagcaaaaaaaaaagaaagaaaaataaagaagtcaaACATCTTGCATCCTCCAGGCTCCCCTCGGCCGGCTCCCACCCCGCGGCCGCGCACCCCACCTTctacttcaaaaataataattaatctcttggggtgtgtgggggggagaATCAACaagcacagccccccccccctttgctGTGCGAAGCCACTGAGATGCTTAAGCAAACAAAGCTACTGATAAAGGGGGGGGCGGAAAAATGgtggcggaggggggggggggggggggtctgggAGGCGGGGGAGCCCCG
This DNA window, taken from Falco peregrinus isolate bFalPer1 chromosome 18, bFalPer1.pri, whole genome shotgun sequence, encodes the following:
- the LOC101923232 gene encoding LOW QUALITY PROTEIN: SKI/DACH domain-containing protein 1 (The sequence of the model RefSeq protein was modified relative to this genomic sequence to represent the inferred CDS: inserted 1 base in 1 codon; deleted 9 bases in 8 codons) is translated as MFLTCEGTFGIVPATMDYNGEARPGDFHAGYQEIEGINLGYLQINGTQMFALAQVLSDLFKDIPRTTISKKMETLKIKSRRCDLKELRTLKAINSVPTRAVKCSLISKADLEALCTSCKSLSPRRRKRKRKSKRREQLLLPDPGELFPCPRPQLLPPCRAGGCCXAPRPPATPGRPPAFPKPRSAPAALLPQPFHRAFPAFQKPPRGRRGCGLAGRGGGLFAGVLAGTPRDLALLHPAAAHPAAQAAALAPPGRRKRGPCCAKGLFPAEKGPAAGRKGRSAGFPGSKRQGTSAGYSSDSDSSLDFGGSSPATSSDSSEEEEEEEEEEEEEEEEEGDSSCSSEEGSSSESESSSLCSGDSVQSTRYRQAALPRFQPQPPREPLGEERPAEPPPSVGKALRPDPDLLFLSQQLWARTLRASTLESLSPIPALGSGAQLELYAKQEASPSSSSSSSFSSSSSSSSPPPSPSSTPGGDPQQKEGGFGDAEPCAKGKDLHKDASNNGASLGPSDQAERQSGALPGPAPSPAPAPGSAPQPPAQELAGGLGPCPPGGPGEPRREHFDRLIRQSKLWCYAKGFNLDGKSLRHGGRAEPCKAAELKPPGSKRAESPCTLSNKALKGNGSERNAKRRRLARGAEAERQQSSSKGRPQKTRRRNASKGNTPCKRLGSAGPPPPRNSFSLMGNFPCIPSLVVGEDGDLCPASSLGVKNSWVLSKTHPLWSWHLGGNAIPVPPSLKFRGYSLEDP